The Trichomycterus rosablanca isolate fTriRos1 chromosome 15, fTriRos1.hap1, whole genome shotgun sequence genome contains a region encoding:
- the LOC134328832 gene encoding histone H1-like, protein MVEEAPAPASSAPAKAPKKKTAAKPKKAGPSVGELIVKAVSASKERSGVSLAALKKALSAGGYDVEKNNSRVKLAVKSLVTKGTLVQTKGTGASGSFKLNKKQTEAKKPAAKKTAAPKVKKAAKKPAAAKKPKKVTAKKPAAKKSPKKVKKPAAAAKKATKSPKKAKKPATPKKAAKSPKKAKAAKPKTAKPKAAKAKKAAPKKK, encoded by the coding sequence atggtagaagaagctccagcaccggccagctcggcccccgccaaggctcctaaaaagaagaccgcggccaaacccaagaaagcgggtcccagcgtcggcgagctgatcgtcaaagctgtttccgcttccaaggagaggagcggcgtgtccctggccgccctgaagaaagctctgtctgcaggtggatacgacgtggagaagaacaactcccgcgtcaaactcgccgtcaaaagcctggtgaccaagggcaccctggtgcagaccaagggcaccggcgcctcaggctctttcaagctcaacaagaagcagaccgaggcgaagaagcccgcggccaaaaaaaccgccgctcctaaagtgaaaaaggCCGCAAAGAAACCCGCCGCTGCAAAGAAGCCCAAGAAGGTAACAGCCAAGAAGCCCGCCGCTAAGAAGTCCCCCAAGAAGGTCAAGAAACCCGCTGCCGCCGCTAAGAAAGCCACCAAGAGCCCTAAGAAGGCTAAGAAGCCGGCGACCCCCAAGAAGGCAGCAAAGAGTCCTAAAAAAGCCAAGGCAGCCAAACCTAAGACCGCTAAGCCCAAAGCGGCCAAGGCCAAAAAAGCTGCACCCAAGAAGAAGTAA